A DNA window from Candidatus Omnitrophota bacterium contains the following coding sequences:
- a CDS encoding metal-dependent transcriptional regulator translates to MERDHKIEEALSIVWDEREKNVFSEQSLRPRIVDKVGEDILDTLIKEGYITLDNSKAVRFTIKGEGLARDITRRQRLAERLLIDVLELGRREMDYQACEFEHILSKEVEESICTLLGHPKECPHGLPIPSGDCCRKAKDYLESVVVSLSKLSAGEAARIVYVLTREHPQLHKLMAFGVTPGAKVFVHQVSPSFVIQVDQTQVALESEIAKEIFVKRVKKGEV, encoded by the coding sequence ATGGAAAGAGATCATAAGATAGAAGAAGCGTTAAGCATAGTCTGGGATGAGAGAGAAAAGAATGTCTTTAGCGAGCAGAGCTTAAGACCCAGGATAGTTGATAAGGTGGGTGAAGACATTCTGGATACGCTTATCAAAGAAGGCTATATCACGCTTGACAATAGTAAAGCCGTAAGATTTACGATAAAAGGAGAGGGCTTAGCAAGGGACATTACAAGGAGGCAACGCCTTGCCGAAAGACTTCTTATCGATGTACTTGAACTCGGGCGGCGAGAGATGGATTATCAGGCGTGCGAGTTCGAGCATATTTTATCAAAGGAGGTAGAAGAAAGCATATGTACGCTTTTAGGGCATCCGAAAGAATGCCCGCACGGTCTTCCCATTCCTTCGGGAGATTGCTGCCGGAAGGCAAAGGATTACCTGGAGAGTGTGGTTGTGTCGTTGTCAAAACTGTCCGCGGGAGAGGCGGCCCGGATAGTATATGTATTAACAAGAGAGCATCCGCAGCTTCATAAGCTGATGGCGTTTGGGGTCACGCCCGGGGCGAAGGTGTTCGTGCATCAGGTATCACCTTCGTTTGTGATACAGGTTGACCAGACTCAGGTTGCGTTGGAAAGTGAAATAGCAAAAGAGATTTTTGTAAAGAGAGTAAAGAAAGGAGAGGTGTAA
- a CDS encoding homocysteine biosynthesis protein yields the protein MAKTIKEINEKIKSGAVVVVTAEEVIDLVEKNGLAETAKKVDVVTTGTFGPMCSSGAYLNIGHSKPKIKLGGGKVTLNNVPAYAGFAAVDIYVGATAMPDDDPRNKVFPGEFKYGGAHVIEELVGGKDVVLEGTAYGTDCYPRKHIKTYINIQDINEAVLLNPRNCYQNYNCAVNLSTEKTIYTYMGSLKPNIGNANYCSAGQLSPLLKDPYYRTIGVGTRIYLGGGVGYVYWHGTQHNPSVKRKDNGVPQAPAGTLAVMGDLKQMKSKWLMGTSFQGYGTTLVVGMGIPIPILNEDILKSAAAKDENLWTQIVDYSEDYPQGKVGSLGEVNYKQLRSGKISVKGKEVPTSSLSSYSKAREIADELKKWIADKKFFLTEFVQALPGADSGYSFKPLKERPVKEE from the coding sequence ATGGCGAAGACGATTAAAGAGATAAATGAAAAGATAAAAAGCGGGGCGGTCGTTGTGGTCACGGCCGAGGAGGTAATAGACCTCGTAGAGAAGAACGGGTTGGCCGAGACCGCGAAGAAAGTGGATGTTGTTACAACGGGAACGTTTGGTCCGATGTGCTCAAGCGGCGCCTACCTTAATATAGGACATTCTAAACCAAAGATAAAGCTGGGCGGCGGCAAAGTAACTTTAAACAATGTGCCGGCGTATGCGGGATTTGCGGCGGTCGATATTTATGTGGGAGCAACCGCTATGCCTGACGACGATCCCAGGAACAAAGTATTTCCGGGTGAGTTTAAATATGGCGGAGCGCATGTAATAGAGGAGCTCGTTGGGGGTAAGGATGTAGTGCTTGAAGGAACCGCGTATGGTACGGATTGCTATCCGCGCAAGCATATCAAGACATATATCAATATACAAGACATCAACGAGGCGGTTCTTTTAAATCCGCGTAATTGTTACCAGAACTATAATTGCGCAGTCAATCTATCTACAGAAAAAACAATATACACCTATATGGGGTCGTTAAAACCAAACATAGGTAATGCGAATTATTGTTCGGCAGGGCAGCTATCCCCGCTTCTTAAGGATCCATATTATAGGACAATAGGGGTTGGAACGCGTATATATTTAGGTGGAGGAGTAGGCTATGTATATTGGCATGGTACGCAGCATAATCCTTCCGTGAAGAGAAAAGATAATGGTGTGCCGCAAGCGCCCGCCGGAACGCTGGCGGTTATGGGAGATCTCAAACAGATGAAGTCGAAGTGGCTCATGGGCACATCATTCCAGGGTTATGGGACAACGCTCGTTGTCGGCATGGGGATACCTATACCTATATTGAATGAAGATATTCTTAAGTCTGCCGCGGCAAAAGACGAGAATCTGTGGACACAGATAGTCGATTACAGCGAAGACTATCCTCAAGGCAAGGTCGGCTCTCTCGGAGAGGTTAATTACAAACAGTTAAGAAGCGGCAAGATATCCGTGAAAGGAAAAGAAGTTCCTACATCATCGCTTTCGAGCTACTCTAAGGCGCGCGAGATCGCCGATGAATTGAAGAAGTGGATAGCGGATAAGAAGTTCTTCCTTACGGAGTTTGTGCAGGCATTGCCGGGGGCGGACTCAGGCTACAGCTTCAAGCCGCTCAAAGAGCGGCCAGTCAAGGAAGAGTAA